In one Vibrio sp. CB1-14 genomic region, the following are encoded:
- the aguB gene encoding N-carbamoylputrescine amidase: MKKVTVAITQMACRWDAQTNLIQAEQLVRAAAKDGAQIILLQELFETPYFCIDINLEHFALATSVDDNPAIQHFSKLAKELNVVLPISFYEKAGTVRYNSIVIIDADGANLGVYRKTHIPDTFGYLEKYYFSPGDTGFKVWDTKHAKIGVGICWDQWFPEAARDMTLQGAELLLYPTAIGSEPKQPELDSQPHWQRVMQGHSAANQIPVIASNRVGREVGTTSDTEITFFGSSFITDNTGEKLQELNRTETGYRCQTLDLADYERERGSWGIFRDRVPEKYQRIMTQDGRVKEARL, translated from the coding sequence ATGAAAAAAGTAACCGTTGCAATTACACAGATGGCTTGTCGTTGGGATGCGCAAACAAACCTCATCCAAGCAGAGCAACTTGTTCGCGCCGCTGCAAAAGATGGGGCACAAATCATACTATTGCAGGAGTTGTTTGAGACGCCGTACTTCTGTATCGATATAAACCTAGAGCATTTTGCTCTAGCCACCTCTGTTGACGACAACCCCGCCATACAGCACTTTTCTAAGCTTGCTAAAGAATTGAACGTGGTGCTACCGATTAGCTTCTATGAAAAAGCAGGCACTGTGCGCTATAACTCCATCGTGATAATCGATGCCGACGGTGCAAATCTTGGCGTATACCGTAAGACGCATATTCCTGATACCTTTGGCTATCTAGAGAAGTACTATTTCTCACCTGGAGATACTGGCTTTAAGGTTTGGGACACCAAACATGCCAAGATAGGCGTCGGCATATGCTGGGATCAATGGTTCCCAGAGGCAGCACGAGACATGACACTGCAAGGGGCGGAACTTCTGCTCTACCCAACGGCTATTGGCTCGGAACCAAAACAGCCAGAATTAGACTCTCAACCGCACTGGCAACGCGTCATGCAAGGACACTCAGCTGCGAACCAGATCCCGGTTATCGCCTCAAACCGAGTTGGCCGTGAAGTGGGCACTACGTCCGATACAGAGATCACTTTCTTTGGCTCATCATTTATTACCGACAACACTGGGGAGAAACTCCAAGAATTAAACCGAACAGAGACGGGCTACCGATGCCAAACTCTCGATCTTGCCGATTATGAGCGTGAACGTGGCTCATGGGGGATCTTCCGTGATCGAGTGCCAGAGAAGTATCAACGAATTATGACTCAAGACGGTCGAGTTAAAGAGGCACGTCTATGA
- a CDS encoding AraC family transcriptional regulator, with the protein MDRGLYDFMEKMKSTNFEEEGIIHKKSGIDSSIFTDRYRNVISFDKVCPSGKMISIRKHTRFIHYPAHSHDYVEICYVLNGKSVQVVENEEVELLKGDLLFLGPGVTHEIYPTGDDDIIVNFIIHKKFFSYIFEFINESCNLSNFFTDVVFKKSATSALIFSTKGKSRLEGSLNEMLSELDGNEDLMEPRVKFLLGILVLDLTQEDPKRIEKVSYDQGVLCKVITYMERNLKTANLNEISDQLKMKNYNLSKLIKKESGVTFNNLLREIRFNKFCEIIKIRNISINDLAIEVGFSNTSDFYKKFKAKFGVSPREYRNTH; encoded by the coding sequence ATGGATAGAGGGCTGTATGACTTCATGGAAAAAATGAAGTCTACCAATTTTGAGGAAGAGGGTATCATCCATAAGAAATCTGGTATCGATAGTAGCATTTTTACCGATAGATACCGTAACGTAATATCCTTTGATAAGGTGTGCCCTTCTGGAAAAATGATATCTATCAGGAAGCATACTCGTTTTATACACTACCCTGCGCACAGCCATGACTATGTTGAGATATGTTATGTCTTAAACGGAAAGTCAGTGCAAGTAGTCGAAAATGAAGAAGTAGAGCTTTTAAAGGGAGATCTCTTGTTTTTGGGGCCCGGTGTCACTCACGAAATATACCCGACCGGTGATGATGATATAATAGTAAATTTTATAATTCACAAGAAGTTCTTCAGCTATATATTTGAATTCATCAATGAATCTTGTAATTTATCTAACTTCTTTACCGATGTAGTCTTCAAGAAATCCGCTACTTCAGCACTTATTTTTTCTACCAAAGGAAAAAGCCGACTTGAGGGGTCTCTTAATGAAATGCTATCAGAACTTGATGGTAATGAAGATTTAATGGAGCCTCGCGTCAAGTTCTTGCTTGGTATCCTTGTGCTTGACCTAACACAAGAAGATCCGAAAAGAATTGAAAAGGTTTCCTATGATCAAGGTGTTCTCTGTAAAGTCATTACTTATATGGAGAGGAACCTAAAAACGGCCAACTTGAATGAGATTTCTGATCAGCTAAAAATGAAAAACTATAATTTGTCCAAGCTAATTAAAAAAGAAAGTGGAGTGACATTTAACAACCTGCTTAGGGAAATTAGGTTCAATAAATTCTGTGAGATTATTAAGATTCGGAATATAAGCATTAACGATCTCGCAATAGAGGTGGGTTTTTCGAATACCAGTGACTTCTATAAGAAGTTTAAAGCCAAGTTTGGAGTCTCTCCTAGAGAGTATCGTAATACTCATTGA
- the glmS gene encoding glutamine--fructose-6-phosphate transaminase (isomerizing), with product MCGIVGAVAQRDVAEILVEGLRRLEYRGYDSAGVAVVDADLELKRVRRLGKVQELADAVDAQDVTGGTGIAHTRWATHGEPSEANAHPHESGDIAVVHNGIIENHEELRATLQERGYVFQSQTDTEVIAHLVEWERRTSETLVEALQKTAAQLDGAYGTVVVDRKDPSRIVAARSGSPIVIGFGVGENFLASDQLALLSVTRRFMYLEEGDVAEITRRDVKVLDVDGNPVEREITESNAEHDAGDKGQYRHFMQKEIFEQPRALINTMEGRVTDKAVVTEAIGVNAVDILKKVEHVQIIACGTSYNSGMAARYWFESIAGVSCDVEIASEFRYRDFVVRPNSLLVTLSQSGETADTLAALRLAKEKGYMSAMTICNVAGSSLVRESDFAFMTRAGTEIGVASTKAFTTQLAAMLMMVVSIARLQDRMTEEREAEIVKSLHELPANIEKALAFDKEIEALATDFADKHHTLFLGRGEYYPIAMEASLKLKEISYIHAEAYAAGELKHGPLALIDADMPVVVVAPTNDLLEKLKSNIEEVRARGGLLYVFADEKAGFEGDENMKIIQMPHVDDIIAPIYYTVPMQLLSYHVALIKGTDVDQPRNLAKAVTVE from the coding sequence ATGTGTGGAATCGTAGGTGCGGTAGCACAACGAGACGTAGCGGAAATTTTGGTAGAGGGTCTACGCCGTCTGGAGTACCGTGGATATGATTCAGCGGGTGTAGCCGTTGTTGATGCTGATTTAGAGCTTAAGCGCGTTCGTCGCCTAGGTAAGGTTCAAGAGCTTGCTGATGCCGTTGATGCACAAGATGTGACAGGCGGTACAGGTATCGCACACACACGCTGGGCAACGCACGGTGAACCATCTGAAGCGAACGCTCACCCACACGAATCTGGTGATATCGCGGTTGTACACAACGGCATCATCGAAAACCACGAAGAACTGCGTGCAACACTTCAAGAGCGTGGTTATGTGTTCCAATCTCAAACAGATACAGAAGTAATCGCTCACCTAGTTGAGTGGGAACGTCGCACGTCAGAAACACTGGTTGAAGCGCTACAAAAAACCGCAGCTCAACTTGACGGTGCTTACGGTACTGTTGTTGTTGACCGTAAAGACCCAAGCCGTATCGTTGCCGCTCGTTCTGGTAGCCCAATCGTTATCGGTTTTGGTGTTGGTGAAAACTTCCTAGCTTCTGACCAACTTGCGCTTCTTAGCGTGACTCGTCGCTTCATGTACCTAGAAGAAGGCGATGTCGCTGAGATCACTCGTCGCGACGTCAAGGTTCTTGATGTAGATGGTAACCCTGTAGAGCGCGAGATCACTGAATCTAATGCTGAACATGACGCAGGTGACAAAGGTCAATACCGCCACTTCATGCAAAAAGAGATCTTCGAGCAGCCTCGCGCGCTTATTAACACAATGGAAGGTCGTGTTACTGACAAAGCAGTAGTAACTGAAGCTATTGGTGTTAACGCGGTTGATATCCTTAAGAAGGTTGAGCACGTTCAAATCATCGCATGTGGTACTTCATACAACTCTGGTATGGCGGCTCGCTACTGGTTTGAGTCTATCGCTGGCGTAAGTTGTGACGTAGAAATCGCGTCTGAGTTCCGTTACCGTGACTTCGTTGTTCGTCCTAACAGCCTACTTGTGACGCTTTCACAGTCTGGTGAAACAGCCGATACGCTAGCAGCACTTCGCCTTGCGAAAGAGAAAGGTTACATGTCTGCAATGACTATCTGTAACGTAGCGGGCTCTTCTTTGGTTCGTGAGTCGGACTTTGCATTCATGACTCGCGCGGGTACAGAGATCGGTGTTGCTTCAACCAAAGCATTCACCACTCAGCTAGCAGCAATGCTGATGATGGTTGTGTCTATTGCTCGCCTTCAAGATCGCATGACAGAAGAGCGTGAAGCAGAAATCGTTAAGTCACTACACGAACTGCCTGCAAACATCGAGAAAGCGCTAGCGTTCGATAAAGAAATCGAAGCACTAGCAACAGACTTCGCCGACAAGCACCACACACTATTCTTAGGTCGTGGCGAGTACTACCCTATCGCGATGGAGGCATCTCTAAAACTTAAAGAGATTTCGTACATCCACGCTGAAGCATACGCAGCGGGTGAACTTAAGCACGGTCCCCTAGCGCTAATCGATGCAGACATGCCAGTTGTGGTTGTCGCACCAACTAACGATTTGCTAGAGAAGCTCAAGTCAAATATCGAAGAAGTACGTGCACGTGGCGGTCTGCTCTATGTATTTGCGGACGAGAAAGCGGGCTTCGAAGGCGACGAAAACATGAAGATCATTCAAATGCCTCATGTAGACGACATCATTGCGCCAATCTACTACACAGTGCCAATGCAGCTACTGTCTTACCATGTGGCATTGATCAAAGGTACTGACGTTGACCAACCACGTAACCTAGCGAAAGCGGTGACGGTTGAGTAA
- a CDS encoding DeoR/GlpR family DNA-binding transcription regulator, translating to MKKRNTQVRRHSIAQLVQERGEVSVEELSALFDTSEVTIRKDLTSLEKNGQLLRRYGGAVSLPQEAVDEVLSESVATSETKDKIAEAAVALINDHYRIVVDCGSTTGALVSRLGDKKGLVVMTNSLSLANAINELENEPTLLMTGGTWDAHSESFQGKVAESVLRSYDFDQLFIGADGVDLARGTTTFNELIGLSNVMAEVAREVVVMIESEKIGRKIPNLELAWDAIDVLVTDQGLTKEQKAQIESNGVKVICA from the coding sequence GTGAAAAAACGTAATACTCAGGTTCGACGCCATTCCATCGCCCAGCTTGTACAAGAACGCGGCGAAGTCAGTGTTGAAGAGCTATCGGCTCTTTTCGATACCTCTGAGGTGACGATTCGAAAAGATCTTACTTCGCTTGAAAAAAACGGTCAGCTACTGCGTCGCTATGGCGGTGCGGTTTCGCTTCCACAAGAGGCGGTCGACGAAGTGCTGAGTGAGTCGGTCGCTACCTCTGAAACGAAAGATAAGATTGCCGAAGCTGCTGTCGCTTTGATTAACGATCACTACCGCATTGTGGTCGACTGCGGCAGTACAACCGGCGCTTTGGTCTCTCGCTTGGGGGATAAAAAAGGTTTGGTTGTGATGACCAATTCACTTTCTCTTGCGAATGCGATTAATGAGCTGGAAAACGAACCTACGCTGCTGATGACAGGTGGTACGTGGGATGCGCATTCCGAGTCTTTCCAAGGCAAGGTCGCCGAATCCGTTCTGCGTTCCTACGATTTTGACCAGCTGTTTATCGGTGCAGATGGTGTCGACTTAGCCCGTGGCACAACGACGTTTAACGAGTTAATTGGCTTAAGTAATGTGATGGCCGAAGTCGCTCGCGAAGTCGTCGTCATGATTGAATCCGAGAAAATTGGCCGAAAAATTCCTAATCTAGAATTAGCGTGGGATGCCATTGATGTGCTGGTGACCGATCAAGGCTTAACAAAAGAGCAGAAAGCTCAAATTGAATCTAATGGCGTAAAGGTGATTTGCGCTTAA
- the rhaB gene encoding rhamnulokinase, which produces MNYFLAVDIGASSGRHLLGHLDNGKLKVEEIHRFNNQIYQVGVQLCWDLDYLFSEIITGLRKCVEQGKQPSALGVDTWGVDFVLLDGEDSMIGHAVSYRDKRTKGVMKEICSQIGSEALYAKTGIQFMDFNTICQLMTLSEEVKSQAKSFLMIPDYLNYLLTGKKVNEYTNATTTQLYNIEANGWDEELIDFVGLKKEVFHEVLPPLSKVGNLRQELVDELGFDCEVILPPTHDTGASFIASSLNIEDSGVILSSGTWSLLGKELLEPIVNEQSRLKNFTNEGGLDKRYRFLKNIMGLWIVQEVSRNLDYRYSFSELVNLAKEAKNFTSVIDVNDQRFFVNENMIEEIVNYCRESGQKPPSTVGEVSLCVYRSLAICYKKYVDEIAEVTGQEIRTINIIGGGCKNEFLNELIEEETNCSVIVGPVEATGIGNIVSQMIAMEEVADIYSAKKIIELSEV; this is translated from the coding sequence ATGAATTACTTTTTGGCGGTTGATATTGGTGCATCAAGCGGACGACATCTGCTGGGTCATTTAGACAATGGCAAGCTAAAGGTAGAAGAAATTCATAGGTTTAACAATCAAATTTACCAAGTAGGTGTGCAGCTCTGTTGGGATCTAGACTATCTGTTTTCTGAAATAATCACTGGTCTGCGAAAGTGTGTAGAGCAGGGGAAACAACCCTCGGCATTGGGGGTTGACACTTGGGGAGTTGATTTCGTCCTTTTGGACGGTGAAGATAGCATGATCGGTCATGCGGTGTCTTATCGTGATAAGCGAACCAAAGGAGTGATGAAAGAGATTTGCTCACAAATTGGTAGTGAAGCACTCTATGCGAAAACTGGTATTCAATTCATGGACTTTAATACTATTTGCCAGTTAATGACACTCTCCGAAGAAGTTAAGTCCCAAGCCAAATCATTCCTTATGATCCCTGATTACTTGAACTACTTACTGACAGGGAAAAAAGTAAACGAATATACAAACGCGACAACAACACAACTGTACAACATAGAAGCAAACGGATGGGACGAGGAACTCATTGATTTTGTTGGATTAAAAAAAGAAGTATTCCATGAAGTTTTGCCTCCACTATCAAAAGTCGGCAATCTAAGGCAAGAATTAGTCGATGAACTCGGTTTTGATTGTGAAGTGATTTTACCACCCACCCATGATACTGGGGCGTCATTCATAGCGAGTAGTTTAAACATTGAAGATAGTGGCGTTATTCTTAGTTCGGGAACTTGGTCCTTATTGGGGAAAGAGCTGCTAGAGCCAATCGTTAATGAACAATCAAGACTTAAAAACTTTACTAACGAGGGTGGATTAGATAAACGGTATCGCTTTCTAAAGAATATAATGGGCTTATGGATTGTCCAAGAAGTGTCTCGAAATCTTGACTATAGATATTCGTTTTCGGAGTTAGTCAATCTAGCAAAAGAAGCTAAGAATTTCACATCAGTTATTGATGTCAATGATCAGAGGTTCTTTGTGAACGAAAACATGATTGAGGAAATCGTCAATTATTGCAGGGAGTCGGGTCAAAAACCACCATCGACAGTTGGGGAAGTCAGTTTGTGCGTCTACCGTAGTTTAGCTATTTGCTACAAGAAGTATGTTGATGAAATAGCAGAAGTAACAGGCCAAGAGATTAGAACCATCAACATTATTGGCGGCGGATGTAAGAACGAATTTCTCAATGAACTCATAGAGGAAGAAACAAACTGTAGTGTAATTGTCGGCCCAGTCGAGGCTACAGGGATCGGGAACATAGTTTCCCAAATGATAGCTATGGAAGAAGTTGCCGATATTTATAGTGCTAAGAAAATTATCGAACTCAGCGAAGTATAG
- a CDS encoding APC family permease has translation MDIKEKKMGLFETVLFGVCTVLVIDTVAASAAAGPGGFVWWLIILICFFLPYGLVTAELSTTFPQDGGIYDWVKRAFGRKWGARTAWIYWINFALWIPAVYYLFAVILGQLLNIEFSPIEIAAVSITMSWVAVILSLKPVAESSWVSTAGAACKVSVMGMIGLAGIYHLATGNVSANPISLSHFVPDINIGLSLISVALFGLVGFEVVGGAAAALKNPDKDIPRATMLGGLMIAFFYLISSFGVLTVIPMADINPSAGLMESLDALFGVDGFAGILVKVLGVLFLFTLISNIVNWSVGVNYVARYAAMNNDMPASFKSTNKYGVAKGAAIWNGVVSTIVMIAYAIIATTGANEDLFWNVFSLGAVTLLMSYMIMFPAFLRLRMKDNTPRVYRMKGSPLLITLACIVPTVFLGLGVLTFFWHPVQGVDLAFLTQVGSGVLLALLIGELGIINRKKTVASMPAAETRLS, from the coding sequence ATGGATATCAAAGAGAAAAAAATGGGGTTGTTTGAAACCGTATTGTTTGGAGTCTGCACGGTACTAGTGATAGACACCGTTGCTGCGTCCGCCGCCGCAGGGCCAGGCGGCTTTGTTTGGTGGCTGATCATTCTAATTTGTTTCTTTTTGCCCTACGGATTAGTCACCGCTGAGTTATCAACCACCTTCCCTCAGGATGGAGGCATCTATGACTGGGTAAAACGTGCTTTTGGTCGCAAGTGGGGAGCGAGAACAGCCTGGATCTATTGGATAAACTTTGCGCTGTGGATCCCAGCCGTATACTATCTGTTCGCCGTAATCTTAGGTCAATTACTCAATATTGAATTTTCGCCCATCGAAATCGCAGCCGTTTCTATCACCATGAGTTGGGTTGCCGTTATTCTATCGTTGAAGCCAGTGGCAGAATCCAGTTGGGTGTCAACCGCAGGTGCAGCCTGCAAAGTGTCAGTGATGGGTATGATTGGTTTAGCGGGCATCTATCACTTGGCAACCGGCAACGTCAGTGCCAATCCAATATCACTGTCCCACTTTGTACCAGATATCAATATTGGCTTATCGCTAATCTCTGTAGCCCTGTTCGGACTGGTAGGGTTTGAGGTGGTTGGCGGCGCTGCGGCTGCTCTCAAAAATCCCGATAAGGACATCCCTCGCGCTACCATGTTAGGCGGGCTGATGATTGCTTTCTTCTATCTTATCTCGAGCTTTGGTGTGCTTACCGTTATCCCAATGGCTGACATCAATCCAAGTGCTGGGTTGATGGAGTCGCTAGATGCACTGTTTGGTGTTGATGGGTTTGCAGGGATATTAGTGAAAGTTCTGGGCGTACTGTTTCTGTTCACGCTGATTTCAAATATCGTCAACTGGTCTGTGGGCGTCAACTACGTAGCACGTTATGCGGCTATGAACAATGACATGCCAGCAAGCTTTAAATCCACCAACAAATACGGAGTTGCAAAAGGAGCCGCTATATGGAACGGTGTGGTCTCTACCATTGTCATGATCGCTTATGCCATTATCGCTACCACAGGCGCCAACGAAGATCTGTTTTGGAACGTGTTTAGTCTTGGAGCGGTCACGTTACTCATGTCATATATGATCATGTTCCCAGCATTTTTGAGACTTCGAATGAAAGACAACACCCCAAGGGTGTATAGGATGAAAGGCAGTCCGCTACTGATTACCCTCGCGTGCATCGTTCCAACAGTGTTCTTAGGATTGGGTGTGCTAACGTTCTTTTGGCATCCAGTTCAAGGCGTTGACCTGGCGTTCCTTACCCAAGTCGGCAGTGGCGTTCTTCTCGCACTACTCATTGGTGAACTTGGAATCATCAACCGAAAAAAAACTGTAGCGTCGATGCCTGCTGCTGAGACCAGATTGAGCTAA
- the aguA gene encoding agmatine deiminase, protein MMLTTPKQDGFYMPGEHQPHEAVWLGWPERTDTWPWGAKSAQTAFADVANTIAEYTDVTVCASAAQFDHARLLLNDNVRVTEMSMNDAWFRDIGPTYLVNNAGERRAVDWQFNAWGGLVDGLYFPWDLDDAVARKIANSYQDRIYRAPLVLEGGSIHCDGEGTIYTTKECLLHPSRNPDLSQQQIEHHLKQYLGATKVIWLDKGLYADDDTNGHVDNLLHVVRPGEIALSWTEDESDPQYAISQQAYQLLNSSQDARGRNIKVHKLSLPEPQTIQHQEGLGFDACEGMDRQIGTRLAASYANFLITNQLVLYPKLCERSDPRAQTELTAMFPDHQVIGIDARAILLGGGNIHCITQQIPKI, encoded by the coding sequence ATGATGTTAACCACGCCAAAGCAAGATGGCTTCTATATGCCAGGAGAGCATCAACCTCATGAAGCGGTTTGGTTGGGTTGGCCAGAGAGAACCGACACCTGGCCTTGGGGGGCGAAGTCAGCTCAAACAGCATTTGCCGATGTGGCCAACACCATTGCCGAGTACACCGATGTGACGGTATGCGCCTCAGCTGCTCAATTTGACCACGCTCGACTGCTATTAAATGACAATGTCCGCGTCACAGAAATGAGTATGAACGACGCTTGGTTTCGCGATATTGGCCCCACTTATCTCGTTAATAACGCAGGAGAGAGACGTGCCGTCGATTGGCAATTCAACGCTTGGGGGGGTCTCGTCGATGGGCTTTATTTCCCTTGGGATCTGGATGATGCTGTCGCCAGAAAAATCGCCAACAGTTATCAAGATAGGATTTACCGAGCACCACTGGTGCTTGAGGGTGGGTCTATCCACTGTGATGGTGAAGGAACAATCTATACCACCAAAGAGTGCCTTCTGCATCCCAGCCGTAACCCCGACCTCAGCCAACAACAAATAGAGCACCACCTCAAACAATATCTTGGTGCAACAAAGGTGATTTGGTTAGATAAAGGACTATACGCGGATGACGATACCAACGGACACGTAGACAACTTATTGCACGTGGTTCGACCGGGAGAAATCGCACTGAGCTGGACTGAGGATGAGAGTGACCCCCAATACGCAATCTCGCAACAGGCATACCAGTTATTGAACTCTAGCCAAGATGCACGAGGAAGGAATATCAAAGTGCACAAGCTGTCACTGCCCGAACCACAAACGATTCAACACCAAGAAGGGCTTGGCTTTGACGCTTGCGAGGGTATGGATCGTCAAATCGGTACTCGACTGGCCGCCAGTTACGCTAACTTTTTGATAACCAACCAATTGGTACTCTATCCAAAGCTATGCGAAAGATCTGATCCACGCGCCCAAACAGAACTAACAGCAATGTTCCCCGATCATCAGGTCATAGGAATCGATGCTCGCGCGATATTACTCGGTGGTGGCAACATTCACTGTATTACACAACAAATACCTAAAATCTGA
- a CDS encoding LysR family transcriptional regulator has product MLYCHKVMSHIHNREWISNCLARHSMDINQLKILIALDDERNMTRAAKRLFITQSAASHSLSKLREHFNDELFVRTSHGMSPTRFVQTLLPALRQGIRTLERSLQTEKAFDPSIDSKTYYIGACDYFEFIAMPKLAKDFSAKAPNIRVAVDINSEHIKMERVESGRLDLYIGFDDVQKVPLNFNKYAWITDPYVCLAPKDSDVGDELSLVEFAASPQVHLPVVSNGSDVIDNWLKEHGLHRNIQMIAQSYAVGGMICAESGLLFCAPSNVAKQLVKMLPLKIILLPDDVPPLRVSILSHKLYDYHDSTQWLISKILDLR; this is encoded by the coding sequence ATGTTATATTGTCATAAAGTTATGAGCCACATTCATAACAGAGAATGGATTTCTAATTGCTTAGCAAGGCACTCAATGGACATTAATCAACTAAAAATTCTTATAGCATTAGATGATGAGAGGAACATGACTCGAGCGGCCAAAAGGCTGTTTATTACTCAGTCGGCTGCAAGTCATTCCCTGTCAAAGTTGCGAGAACACTTTAACGATGAGTTGTTTGTGCGCACTAGCCATGGGATGAGTCCCACCCGATTTGTACAAACCTTGCTTCCAGCATTGAGGCAAGGGATACGCACCCTAGAGCGCTCCTTACAAACCGAAAAGGCGTTTGACCCTAGCATTGACTCGAAAACCTATTACATAGGTGCATGCGATTACTTTGAGTTCATCGCCATGCCAAAGCTAGCCAAGGATTTTTCCGCGAAGGCTCCGAATATTCGGGTTGCTGTTGATATCAATTCAGAGCATATAAAAATGGAGCGAGTAGAGAGTGGCCGCCTCGATCTCTACATAGGATTCGATGATGTACAAAAGGTACCACTTAACTTCAACAAGTACGCGTGGATAACCGATCCCTATGTTTGTTTGGCGCCAAAGGACAGTGATGTCGGCGATGAGCTTTCGTTGGTCGAGTTTGCCGCAAGCCCTCAAGTTCATCTACCAGTCGTCTCAAATGGCTCCGATGTGATCGACAATTGGTTGAAAGAACATGGACTGCATAGAAACATTCAGATGATAGCCCAGAGCTACGCAGTGGGGGGAATGATCTGTGCTGAAAGTGGTCTGCTATTCTGCGCCCCTTCGAATGTTGCTAAACAGCTTGTAAAAATGTTACCGCTAAAGATTATCTTATTGCCTGATGACGTTCCGCCTTTGCGGGTGAGTATCTTGTCACACAAGCTATATGATTATCATGACTCGACTCAATGGTTGATCAGCAAAATCCTAGACTTACGTTGA
- a CDS encoding MltR family transcriptional regulator has product MPLHPPNETELLEALSEAKDASECLMAAYDAIDDTLDTLINSIFHKDDYAVKYVVDPLLTSDGPLGDILVRAKLLLGLGVISKEVFDDIDIFVTLREWTKHQENKVSFTEVDVLFELNKISAIQKMMPIEYDASMTAGLDKVMLEMYLERHYQRVKSTIILAITEMVSSLCKDNPLV; this is encoded by the coding sequence ATGCCACTGCACCCGCCCAATGAAACTGAACTATTAGAAGCTCTGTCCGAAGCAAAGGACGCGAGTGAGTGTCTTATGGCCGCATATGATGCTATAGACGACACTCTCGATACCCTTATCAATAGTATTTTTCATAAAGACGACTACGCAGTGAAGTATGTTGTTGATCCTCTTCTTACCAGTGATGGTCCCTTAGGCGACATTCTTGTTCGCGCCAAACTGCTTCTCGGTCTTGGCGTAATTTCTAAAGAAGTGTTCGATGACATCGATATTTTTGTCACCTTGAGAGAGTGGACAAAACACCAAGAAAACAAGGTCAGCTTTACTGAAGTTGACGTTTTATTCGAGCTCAATAAAATCAGCGCCATTCAAAAGATGATGCCCATCGAATACGATGCCAGCATGACCGCAGGCCTTGATAAAGTGATGCTGGAAATGTATTTAGAGCGTCATTATCAGCGGGTGAAATCGACTATCATCCTTGCTATCACCGAAATGGTGAGCTCGCTGTGTAAAGATAACCCACTCGTTTGA
- a CDS encoding DJ-1/PfpI family protein: MKKVALLLSNGFEEGEAINVVDILRRLQISVTLLSCELELKLTSYHGLEIVADELFANNLDSDYEAVILVGDPPNTDKLGNDSTVVQFIKKHIDKGAYIAALCSSGAKVLAKNSLLGLHRYVCCGDFHLNYADGSYINQPVVIDGQFISGQDYGYTMDFAFAIADILIGDKRTRSSEMSDVDWVAKHINYRRFTDYWL, encoded by the coding sequence ATGAAAAAAGTTGCGCTATTGCTCAGCAATGGATTTGAAGAAGGCGAGGCAATAAACGTTGTCGATATATTGCGGCGTTTGCAGATTTCAGTCACTCTATTATCTTGTGAACTAGAGCTTAAACTCACTTCCTACCATGGCCTAGAGATTGTTGCTGATGAACTGTTCGCTAACAACCTTGATAGTGATTATGAAGCAGTGATTCTTGTGGGTGATCCACCGAATACAGATAAACTCGGCAACGATAGTACCGTTGTTCAGTTCATTAAGAAACACATAGATAAAGGAGCTTACATTGCTGCTCTATGTTCCTCTGGCGCTAAGGTCTTGGCGAAAAACTCGCTATTGGGTCTGCATCGCTATGTGTGTTGTGGTGACTTTCATTTAAACTATGCTGATGGTTCATACATCAACCAACCCGTCGTGATTGATGGTCAATTTATATCCGGTCAAGACTATGGATATACCATGGACTTTGCATTCGCGATAGCAGATATTCTAATCGGAGATAAGAGAACAAGGTCAAGTGAGATGAGTGATGTAGATTGGGTTGCAAAGCATATTAACTACCGCCGATTTACTGATTATTGGCTTTAA